The genome window TCCGCCCCCGGCAGGTCGATCTTGTTGAGCACGGGGATGATCTCGAGGCCGGCGTCCACGGCCAGATGTGCGTTGGCCAGGGTCTGGGCCTCGACCCCCTGGCTCGCGTCCACCACCAGGAGCGCGCCCTGGCAGGCGGCCAGGCTGCGGCTCACCTCGTAGGAGAAGTCCACGTGCCCGGGGGTGTCCACCAGGTTCAGGACGTAGTCGTTCCCGTCCCGGGCCTTGTACTCGAGACGCACCGAGTGCTGCTTGATGGTGATGCCCCGCTCGCGCTCCAGGTCCATGGAGTCCAGGAACTGCTCCGTCATCTCCCGCGAGGTCAAGGCCCCGGTCCGCTCCATCAGGCGGTCGGAGAGGGTGGTCTTGCCGTGGTCGATGTGGGCGATGATGGAGAAATTCCGGATGCGGGCCAGATCGGTCATTGGCGCCTCAGCCCTCCGCCCGGCCCACCACGACCAGGTCCAGCTTGACGCCGCCAAAGAAGAAGCCCCGGCCCTTCTCGTCCAGGCGCCAGGTGGCGTTGTAGCGAACGAGGCGGTCGGCCAGGGCCTTGATGAGCTTCCGGGCCCCCTCCTGCAGGGGCTCCGCCTCGGGGCAGGCCACCACCAGAACGATGCGGCCGTTCATGAAAGCCAGGAAGAACTCGTCGTCTCCCACCCCTTCGCGCGGGGTCCAGGCCGCGAAGAGGTCCTCCATGGGCTCCCCGGAGGCCAGGGAGGTGGGGATGCGGAAGAGAGCCGCGCTCCGCTGCTCCAGGAAGCGGCGAAGCACCCAGGGCCCGGCGTCGGGATCCGCGCTCTCGAAGACGATCCCTTTGGGCTCTAGCAAGCAGGCGTAGGGACCGTCCGCCAAGCGGCGGATCGACTGGAGTAGGCCTCCGATCTCGGAGGCCAGGCGCTCCTTTGACTCGAACACTAGAGTCCCAGCCCGTTCAGGCCGACCATGGCCACGCGGGCCGCCCCCACCACCCCCGCGTCGCCGGCCAGGTCCGCGAGCCGGAAGGAGCAGTCTGCGAAGACCTTGGGCCAGCAGCGCCCGCGGGTCTGCTCCACGACCCGGTCGAGCAGGAAGGGCCCCGCGGCCGCGACCCCGCCCCCCACGACCACGCGCTCTACGTTGAGGAGGTTGAGGGCGCCGCCCAGGGCTTGGCCGAGGGCCCGGGCCGTCTCCTCCACGACCTCGAGGGCGACGGCGTCCCCCGCCCGCGCGGCTTCCACGATGGCGGCGGGCTCCAGGGCCTTCCCGGCCAGGGTGGAGGTCGAGGAGCGCAGCTTCTCCTCCGCCCGGCGGGCCCAGCCCCGGCGGCCGGCGATGGTCTCGAGGCACCCCCGCGAGCCGCAGCCGCAGGGGACCCCCCCGGGATCGAGCTGCATGTGGCCGATCTCGCCCGAGTAGCCGCTGTGGCCGGTCCAGAGGCGGCCCCGGAGGATCACCGCTCCCCCCACCCCCGTGCCCAGGGTCACGAAGAGCACGCTCTCCGCGTCCCGCCCCGCCCCCAACCAGGCCTCGGCCAGGCCGGCGGCGTTGGCGTCGTTCTCGAGAAAGGCCGGCCGACCCATCCGCTTCGTCAACTCCTCTCCGAGCGGCATCCCCTCGAGCTGGGAGAGGGCGGGAAGGTTGGGAACCCCCCGCACCCGCGAGGTGGCATGGTCAACGATCCCGGGCAGGCCCACCCCCACCGCGCGCAGGGGGGCCCCCCCTCCCAGCCGCTCCACTGCCTTCGCCATCTGCTCGAGTAGCTTGTCCGCGGAGTCGTGGGCGATGGGCTCGTGGATCCGTGCCTCCACCCGGCCCGCCCCATCGATCCGGGCCCCCTTGAGGAACGTTCCCCCCACGTCCAGCCCGACATACATGTGTTCGATCGGGGCCACAGTCCTTCGGCACTATATCGCGAAGCGCCCAAAGGGTAAACGCTCGCTCCCCTGTAGTTGAACGCCGGAGGCTTCGGTGGTAGAAACCGTGTACCGGTGCAGCCGGCGCCCCGGATTGGTGGGGCGCGGGAGGAGTGGACGATGCTCAGGAAAATCCTGGCGGTCGACGACTCCGCGCTCATCCA of Vicinamibacteria bacterium contains these proteins:
- a CDS encoding ROK family protein, whose product is MAPIEHMYVGLDVGGTFLKGARIDGAGRVEARIHEPIAHDSADKLLEQMAKAVERLGGGAPLRAVGVGLPGIVDHATSRVRGVPNLPALSQLEGMPLGEELTKRMGRPAFLENDANAAGLAEAWLGAGRDAESVLFVTLGTGVGGAVILRGRLWTGHSGYSGEIGHMQLDPGGVPCGCGSRGCLETIAGRRGWARRAEEKLRSSTSTLAGKALEPAAIVEAARAGDAVALEVVEETARALGQALGGALNLLNVERVVVGGGVAAAGPFLLDRVVEQTRGRCWPKVFADCSFRLADLAGDAGVVGAARVAMVGLNGLGL